In a single window of the Pseudomonas entomophila genome:
- a CDS encoding RsiV family protein gives MRLVKLTCVAALALALGACQSLFTPNYRAPLEVKREAWEHLKPGCSESDCPLVNIDVVHFPALPKLDAIVEKRLLQLTEDNQRGTPPTSLQMYEQQYLAKADKRNSSYLQAKVREQHDGLVIIELSSYLDSGGAHGMPGRGFINYSRKLDKVLTLQDMLVPGQEATFWKTAEESHRAWLISTGMDKDPEFVKTWPFKQSPHIALTYGAVVIKYEVYAIAPYSMGHVELKIPYPRLNGVIKPELFPGRG, from the coding sequence ATGAGGCTAGTCAAACTGACTTGCGTGGCCGCCCTGGCCCTGGCGCTCGGCGCCTGCCAGAGCCTGTTCACGCCCAACTACCGGGCCCCGCTCGAGGTCAAGCGCGAAGCCTGGGAGCACCTCAAGCCCGGCTGCAGCGAAAGCGACTGCCCACTGGTCAACATCGACGTGGTGCACTTCCCAGCCCTGCCCAAGCTCGACGCCATCGTCGAAAAGCGCCTGCTGCAACTGACCGAGGACAACCAGCGCGGCACCCCGCCGACCTCGCTGCAAATGTATGAACAGCAGTACCTGGCCAAGGCCGACAAGCGCAACAGCAGCTACCTGCAAGCCAAGGTACGCGAACAGCATGACGGCCTGGTGATCATCGAGCTGTCCAGCTACCTCGACAGCGGCGGCGCCCACGGCATGCCCGGGCGCGGCTTCATCAACTACTCGCGCAAGCTGGACAAGGTGCTGACGCTGCAGGACATGCTGGTGCCCGGCCAGGAAGCGACGTTCTGGAAGACCGCCGAGGAGTCCCACCGCGCCTGGCTGATCAGCACCGGCATGGACAAGGACCCGGAGTTCGTCAAGACCTGGCCGTTCAAGCAGTCGCCGCACATCGCCCTGACTTACGGCGCGGTGGTGATCAAGTACGAGGTCTACGCCATCGCCCCGTACTCCATGGGCCACGTCGAGCTGAAGATCCCCTACCCGCGCCTCAACGGCGTGATCAAGCCCGAGCTGTTTCCCGGCCGCGGCTGA
- the cpdA gene encoding 3',5'-cyclic-AMP phosphodiesterase, translated as MPQPLSPPSPVHVVQLTDAHLFADPAGSLLGLITRDSLEHVVGQVLREQPRIDLLLCTGDLSQDASEASYDAFRQLTGVFGAPSRWLPGNHDEAQVMQTVAPELVQAVTDIGQWRIVMLDSAVVGATFGLLADDQLAVLDQALADVGERHCLVCCHHQPVDIGCAWIAPIGLRNADELLLRLKRYPQVKALLWGHIHQEWDELRDGVRYLATPSTCIQFAPRSEAFKVSEEQPGYRWLRLHDDGRLETGVERALDFEVKLDFDSPGY; from the coding sequence TTGCCGCAACCACTTTCGCCTCCGTCACCCGTTCACGTGGTGCAACTGACCGACGCTCACCTGTTCGCCGACCCGGCAGGCAGCCTGCTGGGCCTCATTACTCGCGACAGCCTTGAGCATGTGGTCGGCCAGGTCCTGCGCGAGCAGCCGCGCATTGACTTACTGCTATGCACGGGCGACCTGTCCCAGGATGCCAGCGAGGCCTCCTACGACGCTTTCCGCCAATTGACGGGAGTGTTCGGCGCACCTTCGCGCTGGCTGCCAGGCAACCATGACGAAGCTCAGGTGATGCAGACCGTGGCGCCAGAGCTGGTGCAGGCCGTGACCGACATTGGCCAATGGCGCATCGTCATGCTCGATTCGGCGGTTGTAGGTGCCACGTTTGGGTTGTTGGCGGACGATCAGCTGGCCGTGCTGGACCAGGCGCTGGCCGATGTCGGTGAGCGCCATTGCCTGGTGTGCTGCCATCACCAGCCGGTGGATATCGGTTGCGCCTGGATCGCGCCGATTGGTTTGCGCAATGCCGATGAACTGTTGCTGCGTCTCAAGCGTTATCCACAGGTGAAAGCCTTGCTCTGGGGGCATATTCATCAGGAATGGGATGAGCTGCGTGATGGTGTCCGTTACCTCGCCACACCGTCGACCTGCATCCAGTTCGCGCCCCGCAGCGAGGCATTCAAGGTGAGCGAGGAGCAGCCGGGGTATCGCTGGCTGCGGTTGCATGACGACGGACGGTTGGAAACCGGGGTGGAACGGGCGCTCGATTTCGAGGTGAAGCTGGACTTCGACAGCCCAGGGTATTGA
- a CDS encoding DUF1249 domain-containing protein, producing MEVNLLRERYRVDLVGLQTACEANYARLMRLLPDMRTTQSSRRIGMTQGDQMLGVLVLDVVLACPYTTTLRVRQEHSLPWLPVPALEVQVYHDARMAEVVSAEHTRRLRSIYPYPNTAMHQPDEKAQLNLFLGEWLSHCLACGHELEAVR from the coding sequence GTGGAAGTGAACCTGCTGCGCGAGCGCTATCGGGTCGACCTGGTCGGGCTGCAGACTGCCTGCGAGGCCAACTATGCCCGCCTGATGCGCCTGCTGCCGGACATGCGCACCACGCAAAGTTCGCGGCGCATCGGCATGACTCAGGGTGACCAGATGCTCGGTGTGCTGGTGCTCGACGTGGTGCTGGCCTGCCCCTACACCACCACGCTGCGGGTGCGCCAGGAACACAGCCTGCCGTGGCTGCCCGTGCCGGCCCTGGAAGTGCAGGTCTATCACGACGCGCGTATGGCGGAAGTGGTCAGCGCCGAGCACACCCGCCGCCTGCGTAGCATCTACCCGTACCCCAACACGGCGATGCATCAACCGGACGAAAAAGCCCAACTCAACCTGTTCCTCGGTGAGTGGCTGAGCCACTGCCTGGCTTGCGGCCATGAACTGGAAGCGGTGCGCTGA
- the parE gene encoding DNA topoisomerase IV subunit B, with protein MANPSASAYNADAIEVLSGLDPVRKRPGMYTDTSRPNHLAQEVIDNSVDEALAGHARSVQVILHADHSLEVSDDGRGMPVDIHPEEGVCGVELILTKLHAGGKFSNKNYQFSGGLHGVGISVVNALSSQVRVRVKRDGNEYQMTFADGFKASELEVVGTVGKRNTGTSVYFTPDPKYFDSPKFSISRLKHVLKAKAVLCPGLSISFEDKGTGEKVEWHYEDGLRSYLVDSVSEFLRLPDEPFCGSLAGNKEAVDWALLWLPEGGDSIQESYVNLIPTAQGGTHVNGLRQGLLDAMREFCEFRNLLPRGVKLAPEDVWERVSFVLSMKMQEPQFSGQTKERLSSREAAAFVSGVVKDAFSLWLNAHPELGMQLAELAISNAGRRLKASKKVERKRITQGPALPGKLADCAGQDPMRAELFLVEGDSAGGSAKQARDKEFQAILPLRGKILNTWEVDGGEVLASQEVHNIAVAIGVDPGASDLSQLRYGKVCILADADSDGLHIATLLCALFVQHFRPLVEAGHVYVAMPPLFRIDLGKEIYYALDEAERDGILDRLVAEKKRGKPQVTRFKGLGEMNPPQLRETTMDPNTRRLVQLTLDDVQATCELMDKLLAKKRAGDRKSWLETKGNLAEVMV; from the coding sequence ATGGCCAATCCCAGCGCTAGCGCCTATAACGCAGACGCCATCGAAGTCCTCTCGGGCCTTGACCCGGTTCGCAAGCGGCCGGGGATGTACACCGACACCAGCCGGCCCAATCACCTGGCCCAGGAAGTCATCGACAACAGTGTCGACGAAGCCCTGGCCGGTCACGCCCGCTCGGTGCAGGTCATCCTCCACGCCGACCACTCGCTGGAAGTCAGCGATGACGGCCGCGGCATGCCGGTCGACATCCACCCCGAGGAGGGCGTTTGCGGTGTGGAACTGATCCTCACCAAGCTGCACGCCGGCGGCAAGTTCTCCAACAAGAACTACCAGTTCTCTGGCGGTCTGCACGGTGTCGGCATCTCGGTGGTCAACGCCTTGTCGAGCCAGGTCCGCGTGCGGGTCAAACGCGACGGTAACGAGTACCAGATGACCTTCGCCGACGGCTTCAAGGCCAGCGAGCTGGAGGTGGTCGGCACCGTTGGCAAGCGCAACACCGGTACCAGCGTGTACTTCACCCCCGATCCGAAGTACTTCGACTCGCCGAAGTTCTCCATCAGCCGCCTCAAGCATGTGCTCAAGGCCAAGGCTGTGTTGTGCCCGGGGCTGTCCATCAGCTTCGAGGACAAGGGGACTGGCGAGAAGGTCGAGTGGCACTACGAGGATGGCCTGCGTTCGTATCTCGTCGACTCGGTCAGCGAGTTCCTGCGCCTGCCCGACGAGCCATTCTGCGGCAGCCTGGCCGGTAACAAGGAGGCCGTCGACTGGGCCCTGCTGTGGCTGCCCGAAGGTGGCGACAGCATCCAGGAAAGCTACGTCAACCTGATCCCCACCGCGCAAGGCGGCACCCACGTCAATGGCTTGCGCCAGGGCCTGCTGGACGCCATGCGCGAGTTCTGCGAGTTCCGCAACCTGTTGCCGCGCGGGGTCAAGCTAGCGCCCGAGGACGTCTGGGAACGCGTCAGCTTCGTGCTGTCGATGAAGATGCAGGAGCCGCAGTTCTCCGGGCAGACCAAGGAGCGCTTGTCGTCCCGCGAGGCGGCGGCGTTCGTCTCCGGCGTGGTCAAGGACGCCTTCAGCCTTTGGCTCAACGCCCACCCCGAGCTGGGCATGCAACTGGCGGAGCTGGCCATCAGCAACGCCGGCCGTCGCCTGAAAGCGAGCAAGAAAGTCGAGCGCAAGCGCATCACCCAGGGCCCGGCGCTGCCCGGCAAGCTGGCAGACTGCGCAGGGCAGGACCCGATGCGTGCCGAGCTGTTCCTGGTTGAGGGTGATTCTGCGGGTGGCTCCGCGAAACAGGCGCGGGACAAGGAATTCCAGGCAATCCTGCCGCTGCGCGGCAAGATCCTCAACACCTGGGAAGTCGACGGTGGCGAAGTCCTGGCCAGCCAGGAAGTGCACAATATCGCCGTGGCCATCGGCGTCGACCCGGGTGCCAGCGACCTCTCGCAACTGCGCTACGGCAAGGTCTGCATCCTCGCCGACGCCGACTCCGACGGCCTGCACATCGCCACGTTGCTGTGCGCGCTGTTCGTCCAGCATTTCCGCCCGCTGGTAGAGGCCGGCCACGTCTATGTGGCCATGCCGCCGCTGTTCCGCATCGACTTGGGCAAGGAGATCTACTACGCCCTGGACGAAGCCGAGCGCGACGGCATCCTCGATCGCCTGGTCGCCGAGAAGAAGCGCGGCAAACCCCAGGTCACCCGATTCAAGGGCCTGGGTGAGATGAACCCGCCGCAGCTGCGCGAGACCACCATGGACCCGAACACCCGTCGCCTGGTCCAGCTCACGCTGGACGACGTGCAGGCTACCTGCGAGCTGATGGACAAGCTGCTGGCCAAGAAGCGCGCCGGTGACCGCAAGAGCTGGCTGGAGACCAAGGGCAACCTGGCCGAGGTCATGGTTTGA
- a CDS encoding YqiA/YcfP family alpha/beta fold hydrolase yields the protein MSGSILYIHGFNSSPLSKKARQLEAVMQQLGLADQLRVPALHHHPRQAIAQLEAAIGELGAPLLVGSSLGGYYATHLAERHGLKALLVNPAVAPHRLFDGYLGPQRNLYTDEAWELTHDHVEALAELEVPPPQDASRYQVWLQTADETLDYRQAERYYRACALRIQAGGDHSYQGFARELPALLAFAGIARGQYAALDFSVF from the coding sequence ATGTCGGGTTCCATCCTCTATATCCATGGCTTCAACAGCTCGCCGCTGTCGAAGAAGGCCCGTCAGCTCGAGGCGGTGATGCAGCAGCTCGGCCTGGCCGACCAACTGCGCGTACCGGCCCTGCACCACCATCCGCGCCAGGCTATCGCCCAACTGGAGGCAGCCATTGGTGAGCTGGGGGCGCCGCTGCTGGTCGGTAGCTCCCTCGGCGGCTACTATGCCACCCATCTGGCCGAGCGCCACGGGCTCAAGGCCTTGCTGGTCAACCCGGCGGTCGCGCCGCATCGGCTGTTCGACGGCTACCTGGGCCCCCAGCGCAACCTCTATACCGACGAGGCCTGGGAGCTGACCCACGATCATGTGGAAGCGCTAGCGGAACTGGAAGTGCCGCCCCCGCAAGACGCCAGCCGCTATCAAGTGTGGTTGCAGACCGCCGATGAAACACTGGACTATCGCCAGGCCGAGCGCTATTACCGCGCCTGCGCCCTGCGCATCCAGGCCGGCGGCGACCACAGTTACCAGGGCTTCGCCAGAGAGCTTCCGGCCTTGCTGGCCTTCGCCGGTATTGCCCGTGGGCAGTATGCGGCGCTGGATTTTTCTGTATTTTGA
- a CDS encoding NUDIX domain-containing protein, whose amino-acid sequence MTDTLNSVPQTVEITRREQLFKGFYKLDKLHLRHELFAGGMSREFTRELFVRHDAVCVLPYDPQRDEVVLIEQFRVGALDKVDNPWLIEMVAGLIDKEGEDPEEVARREGKEEAGLTFKALWPITKYFPSPGGSDEFVHLYLGRCESEGAGGLHGLEEESEDIRVRVWAFEDALQAVRDGKIHNAATIIALQWLALNRDEVRGMWK is encoded by the coding sequence ATGACGGACACGTTGAATTCGGTGCCCCAGACGGTCGAGATCACCCGGCGTGAGCAGTTGTTCAAGGGTTTCTACAAGCTGGACAAGCTGCACCTGCGCCACGAATTGTTCGCCGGTGGCATGAGCCGTGAGTTCACCCGCGAGTTGTTCGTGCGGCATGACGCCGTCTGCGTGTTGCCCTACGACCCGCAGCGCGACGAAGTGGTGTTGATCGAGCAGTTCCGCGTGGGTGCCCTGGACAAGGTCGACAACCCTTGGCTCATCGAAATGGTGGCTGGGCTGATCGACAAGGAGGGGGAAGACCCTGAAGAAGTTGCCCGTCGCGAAGGTAAAGAAGAAGCAGGCCTGACGTTCAAGGCGCTCTGGCCTATCACCAAGTACTTCCCATCACCTGGCGGCAGCGACGAATTTGTCCATCTCTACCTGGGGCGTTGCGAGAGCGAAGGTGCGGGCGGCCTGCATGGTCTCGAAGAAGAGAGCGAAGATATCCGGGTGCGCGTCTGGGCATTCGAGGATGCGTTGCAAGCCGTGCGCGATGGCAAGATTCACAACGCCGCCACGATCATCGCCCTGCAATGGCTGGCCCTGAACCGTGACGAAGTTCGAGGTATGTGGAAGTGA
- the cytX gene encoding putative hydroxymethylpyrimidine transporter CytX: MTTFSHFSPDHPVPSHHRQFGARDLFSLWFSLGIGLMVLQVGGLLAPGLGLAGSVMAITLGTAVGVLLLAAAGVIGSDTGLSAMGSLRLTLGRHGARLPALLNLLQLIGWGSFEIIVMRDAASLLGTRAFGESSSWSSPLLWTLCFGALATLLAVSGPLAFVRKVLRKWGIWLLLGACLWLTWNLFAKADLAELWRRPGEGSLSLAVGFDIVIAMPLSWLPLIADYSRFGQRASRVFGGTALGFFIGNAWLMSLGVAYTLAFAPSGEVNALLLALAGAGLGIPLLLILLDESENAFADIHSAAVSTGLLIKLKVEHLALAIGVLCTLIALLAPLAQYQNFLLLIGSVFAPLFGVVLVDHFVVRRRRLPAVVEGLHWQVLLAWAVGVVAYHLMANAAPELGATLPALLLAGGLHLLLSLSRGRETARA, encoded by the coding sequence ATGACAACCTTCAGCCACTTCTCCCCTGACCACCCGGTCCCCTCCCATCACCGCCAGTTCGGCGCCCGCGACCTGTTCTCGCTGTGGTTCTCCCTCGGCATCGGCCTGATGGTCCTGCAGGTCGGCGGCCTGCTGGCGCCGGGCCTGGGCCTGGCCGGCTCGGTCATGGCGATCACGCTTGGCACGGCGGTGGGTGTGCTATTGCTTGCGGCGGCCGGTGTGATCGGTAGTGACACCGGTCTCTCGGCGATGGGCAGCCTGCGTTTGACCCTGGGTCGCCACGGCGCGCGCCTGCCGGCCTTGCTCAACCTGCTGCAACTGATCGGCTGGGGTTCGTTCGAGATCATCGTCATGCGCGACGCCGCCAGCCTGCTGGGCACACGCGCATTCGGAGAAAGCAGCAGCTGGAGCAGCCCATTGTTGTGGACGCTGTGCTTTGGCGCCCTGGCCACCTTGCTGGCGGTCAGCGGGCCACTGGCGTTCGTACGCAAGGTGCTGCGCAAATGGGGTATCTGGCTGCTGCTGGGCGCCTGCCTGTGGCTGACTTGGAACCTGTTCGCCAAGGCCGACCTGGCCGAGCTGTGGCGCCGCCCGGGAGAGGGTTCGCTGTCCCTGGCCGTGGGCTTCGACATCGTCATCGCCATGCCGCTGTCGTGGTTGCCACTGATCGCCGACTATTCACGCTTCGGCCAGCGCGCCAGCCGGGTGTTCGGCGGCACGGCGCTGGGCTTTTTCATTGGTAATGCCTGGCTGATGAGCCTGGGCGTGGCCTACACCCTGGCGTTCGCGCCGAGCGGTGAGGTGAATGCGCTGTTGCTGGCGCTGGCAGGCGCCGGGCTGGGCATTCCGCTGCTGCTGATCCTGCTGGACGAATCGGAGAACGCCTTCGCCGACATTCATTCCGCGGCGGTTTCCACCGGGCTGTTGATCAAGCTCAAGGTCGAGCACCTGGCCCTGGCCATCGGCGTGCTGTGCACCCTGATCGCCCTGCTGGCGCCTCTGGCCCAGTACCAGAACTTCCTGCTGCTGATCGGCTCTGTGTTCGCGCCATTGTTCGGTGTGGTGCTGGTGGACCACTTCGTGGTCCGTCGCCGCCGCCTGCCAGCAGTGGTGGAGGGGTTGCACTGGCAGGTGCTGCTGGCCTGGGCGGTGGGGGTGGTGGCCTATCACCTGATGGCGAACGCGGCGCCGGAGCTGGGGGCGACCCTGCCGGCACTGCTGCTGGCAGGGGGGCTGCATTTGCTGCTATCGCTCAGCCGCGGCCGGGAAACAGCTCGGGCTTGA